From a single Desulfatirhabdium butyrativorans DSM 18734 genomic region:
- a CDS encoding branched-chain amino acid ABC transporter permease produces the protein MSRRFLGYPLLFGLLLAGLLSLPLFLSTYWVLIVTEILTMGLFAMSFNLLFGNTGLLSFGQAGFFGAGAYFAVFCILHLSPSLWLALICACLGAAVLALIIGWLSVRLDEIYFAILTLGFGMMLFTVAHNWRSVTGGSDGLGNFALPALNLIFWKVSIGHPRHFYYLVLVVVIAGVLFLNRITRSPFGLMLRATRENSNRVSFVGADLRMIRLQAFVLAGALAGLAGALFALFNRIASPEMLHWSFSGKAVLMTILGGSGVLLGPVAGAAIFFVLEHWITSFTNSWMIFLGAILVFLVLIFPKGVLGTLMAWVDKQGKGKDS, from the coding sequence ATGAGCCGCAGATTCCTCGGTTATCCGCTCCTTTTCGGACTGCTCCTTGCCGGGCTCCTCAGCCTTCCGCTCTTCCTGTCCACCTACTGGGTGCTCATCGTCACCGAAATCCTCACGATGGGCCTGTTCGCCATGAGCTTCAACCTGCTCTTCGGAAACACAGGGCTGCTGTCCTTCGGACAGGCCGGATTTTTCGGGGCAGGAGCCTATTTCGCCGTGTTCTGCATTCTGCATCTCAGTCCGTCCCTTTGGCTGGCGCTGATCTGCGCCTGTCTGGGGGCGGCCGTGCTGGCACTCATCATCGGATGGCTGAGTGTTCGGCTCGATGAAATCTATTTCGCCATTCTCACCCTCGGCTTCGGCATGATGCTCTTTACGGTCGCCCACAACTGGCGATCGGTCACCGGCGGAAGCGACGGGCTGGGCAATTTCGCGCTGCCCGCCCTGAACCTCATTTTCTGGAAGGTATCCATCGGCCATCCCCGCCATTTCTACTACCTCGTTCTCGTCGTTGTCATTGCGGGCGTCCTGTTTCTCAACCGCATCACCCGCTCTCCCTTCGGATTGATGCTGCGTGCCACCCGGGAAAACAGCAACCGGGTATCCTTTGTCGGCGCCGACCTCCGGATGATCCGTCTTCAGGCCTTCGTTCTGGCCGGAGCCCTGGCCGGTCTTGCAGGCGCGCTGTTCGCCCTGTTCAACCGGATCGCATCCCCGGAAATGCTCCACTGGTCCTTCTCCGGAAAAGCCGTTCTCATGACGATTCTGGGCGGATCGGGAGTTCTGCTGGGCCCGGTGGCGGGTGCGGCGATCTTTTTCGTTCTCGAACACTGGATCACCTCGTTCACGAACAGTTGGATGATCTTCCTGGGGGCCATCCTGGTGTTTCTGGTGCTCATCTTTCCGAAAGGTGTGCTGGGAACCCTGATGGCCTGGGTGGACAAACAGGGAAAGGGCAAAGACTCATGA
- a CDS encoding branched-chain amino acid ABC transporter permease, producing the protein MEGFLANILNGLSWGMLLFLISMGLTTVFGVMGVLNFAHGSLFMLGSYLCMQFVRWSGSFWMGLIFGPPIVAALSILIERFLLRPLYGRDVSFQLLLTFGLMLFLDDGVRLIWGPAYHVVAPPAILAGVIPFFSQSYPVYRIFLVILGPLVGLGLWMFFTFTRWGKILRASAMDRQMAEIIGVRVPILFTGVFAFGAWLAALGGALAAPHQSVGPAMGERIIIESFIVVVIGGMGSFPGAFVGALILGLLNSFGTTWIPDLQMALPYLFLAVILLTRPRGLFGGEA; encoded by the coding sequence GTGGAAGGATTTCTGGCGAACATTCTGAACGGCCTCTCGTGGGGAATGCTGCTCTTTCTCATTTCGATGGGCCTCACGACGGTCTTCGGGGTCATGGGCGTATTGAATTTCGCCCATGGCTCCCTGTTCATGCTGGGTTCGTATCTGTGCATGCAGTTCGTACGATGGTCCGGATCCTTCTGGATGGGGCTCATCTTCGGCCCGCCCATCGTTGCCGCGCTTTCGATCCTGATCGAACGGTTCCTGTTGAGACCGTTGTATGGAAGGGATGTAAGCTTTCAGTTGCTGCTCACTTTCGGCCTGATGCTGTTTCTGGATGACGGGGTTCGCCTGATCTGGGGCCCCGCCTACCATGTCGTAGCACCCCCCGCCATTCTGGCCGGTGTCATCCCCTTCTTCTCCCAGAGCTATCCCGTCTATCGCATCTTTCTCGTCATCCTGGGGCCCCTGGTCGGTCTCGGCCTCTGGATGTTCTTCACCTTCACCCGGTGGGGAAAAATTCTGCGCGCCTCGGCCATGGACCGTCAGATGGCGGAAATCATCGGGGTGCGTGTGCCCATCCTGTTCACCGGTGTGTTCGCCTTCGGCGCCTGGCTTGCCGCATTGGGCGGGGCGCTTGCCGCGCCGCACCAGAGCGTCGGACCGGCCATGGGCGAGCGGATCATCATCGAAAGCTTCATCGTCGTCGTCATCGGCGGAATGGGAAGCTTTCCGGGGGCTTTCGTGGGCGCGCTGATCCTGGGGCTTCTCAATTCCTTCGGCACCACCTGGATCCCGGATCTGCAGATGGCGCTTCCGTACCTTTTCCTCGCCGTGATCCTGCTCACCCGTCCCCGGGGCCTTTTCGGCGGAGAAGCCTGA